A single region of the Malus sylvestris chromosome 8, drMalSylv7.2, whole genome shotgun sequence genome encodes:
- the LOC126632501 gene encoding uncharacterized protein LOC126632501 produces MGKRSSQRKNAAMMDSDDDNSSVSSTSTMRSDHISVSVNEDMQVDKDSLLDQAVDALYEKRGSTREKALSAIIDAFNSNMQHQFVEKKFATLLHQCLNCIKKGSSKEICLASHVIGLLALTVGCGDNAHEILEESLPVISQAFKSGSEVSKTSALLECLAIITFVGGSDPDQTEKSMQIMWQVVHPKQSSNVMAVKLSAAAITTMVSAWSFLLTTVDGWNLNFKDWQESITYLSSLLDKDDRSMRIAAGEALALIFEIGSLEKFSAGANTSSNASTEEGNKPREYVHIQGLKSKIINQARNLSAEAGGKSSAKKDLSNQRNTFRDILDYLEDGYSPEISIKIGGESLHTSTWSQMIQLNFLKRFLGGGFIKHMQENELLQDVLGFNPKKKNPSDSEHRLSGGEKRMFRSPNSVQSKARTQLLNKQRMLSEGKNIGRFAANMGDDA; encoded by the exons ATGGGGAAAC GTAGTTCTCAGCGTAAGAATGCTGCAATGATGGATAGTGATGATGATAATAGTAGCGTGAGTTCGACATCGACTATGCGCTCCGATCATATTTCGGTGTCTGTCAATGAAGATATGCAAGTGGATAAGGATAGTTTACTTGACCAAGCTGTAGATGCGTTGTATGAGAAGAG GGGTTCCACAAGAGAAAAAGCTTTGTCAGCAATTATTGACGCATTTAATAGCAACATGCAACATCAGTTTGTGGAAAAGAA GTTTGCCACTTTATTGCATCAGTGTCTGAATTGCATTAAAAAGGGTTCGTCCAAAGAGATATGTTTGGCGTCTCATGTGATCG GACTATTGGCTTTGACTGTTGGATGTGGAGACAATGCTCATGAAATACTGGAAGAATCACTACCTGTGATTTCACAGGCTTTCAAATCTGGATCTGAAGTCTCAAAAACATCAGCG TTACTGGAGTGTTTAGCTATTATCACTTTTGTTGGTGGTAGTGATCCAGATCAAACAGAAAAGTCAATGCAAATTATGTGGCAAGTAGTTCATCCAAAACAAAGTTCAAAT GTAATGGCAGTCAAACTCTCAGCTGCTGCAATAACCACCATGGTGTCTGCGTGGTCCTttcttttgacaactgtagaTGGTTGGAATCTTAATTTTAAAGATTGGCAAGA GTCCATAACATACTTATCTAGCCTGCTAGATAAGGATGACCGGTCTATGCGTATAGCCGCTGGTGAAGCTTTGGCATTAATTTTTGAGATTGGAAGTTTAGAAAAGTTCTCTGCTGGTGCGAATACTTCAAGTAATGCCTCAACTGAAGAAGGAAATAAACCCCGggaatatgtacatatacaaggACTGAAATCAAAGATTATTAATCAAGCCAGAAACCTCTCAGCTGAGGCAGGTGGAAAAAGTTCTGCTAAAAAAGATCTTAGCAATCAGCGGAACACGTTCCGGGATATCTTGGATTATCTTGAG GATGGTTATTCTCCTGAAATTTCAATAAAGATTGGTGGTGAATCATTACACACATCAACGTGGTCACAGATGATACAG TTGAACTTTTTGAAGCGTTTTCTTGGAGGAGGTTTTATCAAGCACATGCAG GAAAATGAACTCCTCCAGGATGTTCTTGGCTTCAATCCAAAGAAAAAGAATCCATCTGATTCCGAACATCGTCTATCTGGTGGTGAAAAG AGGATGTTTAGGTCACCGAACTCAGTTCAAAGCAAAGCAAGGACCCAGCTGCTTAACAAGCAGCGAATGTTATCTGAG GGTAAAAATATCGGCCGCTTTGCAGCGAACATGGGGGACGATGCGTAA
- the LOC126631296 gene encoding uncharacterized protein LOC126631296, with protein MDSGEQPPKKRKLHESQPELPPSPPLLQPPPPLQTLAPPRSVGAPQSLSQEEIMKKRRYRDEIRSVYDCYKRIKFCLSKNDSALTPELEQAYLSLITASRGCTSVQRIVADLIPRYASKCPTALEAAGKVVINMYNWSMAVIKRGEDADGVAFQTAKSCVLGLADICCTASSVAPTSSVIRGICSAVFQNVLTFFISSCEGKDVFLIVGKETVRIQDSSQKFSELKQKVLDENESSPIKLSKLCALSLIWILFSYPQKLLAAWFELIKSSASDGVLKGQYFLRQMTSRLDNYGGYPFAKTGDESKSSTGYTESSSRGCEVSSEQVASDGNHVCGDASTVLESCLLGLVLSKDPSLQSWMFSKYKKLCKSSSSKVFNDIKSSLEDVFNSFLGRMDVGDDQVDSDEDDSDPSRFIERAYLVPRFSNQHEACSELYGKDSSNQESWGTRSTNSEIREHGDMSHGRSSVPRDLMNHQVLSPVTRSPLNFRSNSFDGRKHGHLDKNQDAMDFGSPLMRSSSGGVNSSFESPRPHLVSPYTSTTTQIVWYSDGDIGAMDIFSASKQLWLGFSGSDASEAHVRFQLERFGAVEQFIFFPLKGFALVEYRNIVDAIKAREYIRGHFPWHVKFMDIGLGTRGTMNGIAVGSSCHVYVGNVLSQWAKDETLHESRKVIYKGPYMVTDLSNEGALLMEFDTPEEAAAVMAHLRQHRKERSNHRPPYGAGPANVVISQTDGARSAPTPTHIDIRSSTPGNMSSSYVAAPFSVNHESHPMELASPRVTSENQGNTVQSGYLFQSKRATGSTEMLESGTPKLDGYDNNSPVDPSQGSHAVSRAAEQKWMYAKPGMELHSAPGSIPCVPVPTQGPCVPPPLQIHSSPFIRPVYPPPSCSWDPRGVNHNPPLNPISPGVMPNNFHGNAIVAPFIPASVTPLAQIQGTPAQQFDQMFSVPIVPPPLSSQPPPLPEMPPPVPPSPPPLPQSQPPFVPPPPHSPPPPVPESSGVESSGQRSQYQWQGMLCKSGVHYCTVYAHRVDSDICKYLNAISEPIEWPAKLDMTKRTDFRHVKSTFTSTPPHKREVCRLIPASAGDHKGFQDFVSYLKQRDCSGVIKIPAVKSLWARLLFILPHSDDICAMLSIAPSPPDCLIALILPKETNFEWVFSLALNRNPIGLSARENMSNRNSHPRTAGSKGVPKPQKVFVPKNPDNNNPIPREPNLNPNPNPTLSTSLRQSLSKQQSNAETSTAASVPPSGSRVRMGDKGEWVPSRAQGGNFVSYLPQDEAVAAGLGADEGGLDALESQRVVDLLNRELSRLLKLNPKEFWRQVASDTSLHEFLDSFLQFRSRWYDFPHRGAKELVAGVIVGEFELSRRVFMVLYRISSNRDPGARLADSLSPQDHEVLLQEMKLLDLPKLLDICAIYGHENEDLTRVLVGNAVKAHTRIRDNLTAVASHFLSIVQTMYQRSSSALETLFSSGNTGEHGSSRLLADLLEVMDFINDAIVSMDAFLTAYEPSAVFLLCPVETSHGNEALLSTLARLHDSLLPSLQRGFRIISADGEDKMVSNIALSLKMLSKRIVRFGWKLLDLCYLSDEAFKDNLPIPAAAEMFPAKVEDLFIRSDILVQTLREINGISVCAQENQNRQTFLQNIEKNFNIMSKMENLQNSGWIIMDDEQLGYVYGILMSTQKLIVKEQPSTKAALTNKKVQIDEDVAIVESRISQIKDLFPDYGKGFLAACLEAYNQNPEEVIQRILEGTLHEDLQSLDMSLETMPAPKTATVGRNDKGKGKVGELTAPPATSTAVVRDKQNGAPSVSSSSSQGRFVRKSKADVPDTDTLDDRNEKYIANTAALISQFEYDDEYDDSFDDLGLSVADSGVGESEIFSEKSSSNTGRPWETQTGSSSQDAASSKWGSRKKPQYYVKDGKNYSYKVAGSVAVANAGEASLITEAQREVIHGLGRGGNLPLGAVKKLTEYSEEQDKQFENSQAEERGQMDGRGRGFVGNARGRGRRGGRQRESNEEQVTKHNDNAEGESVGNARGKGRRGGRQRESNEEQDNKHNDNAEGEDGENAGNQRGRGGRRGGRGGGGRNNFRKDRAMNKHFSGLGGF; from the exons ATGGACTCGGGAGAGCAACCTCCGAAGAAGCGGAAGCTGCACGAATCCCAACCAGAACTGCCTCCATCGCCGCCATTATTACAACCACCGCCACCACTGCAAACCCTAGCCCCGCCGCGGAGCGTGGGCGCTCCGCAATCTCTGTCTCAGGAGGAGATTATGAAGAAACGGAGATACAGAGACGAGATTCGAAGTGTATACGATTGCTACAAGCGGATCAAGTTTTGCCTTTCGAAGAATGACTCTGCTCTCACGCCGGAGCTCGAGCAAGcttatctctctctcatcactGCATCCAGAG GTTGTACGAGTGTACAACGCATTGTTGCTGATCTCATTCCTCGGTATGCTTCAAAATGTCCAACTGCCCTTGAAGCTGCAGGGAAAGttgttataaatatgtataaCTGGAGCATGGCAGTAATAAAGAGAGGAGAGGATGCTGATGGTGTTGCATTTCAGACTGCTAAATCCTGTGTTCTTGGTCTAGCTGATATTTGCTGCACTGCATCTTCAGTGGCGCCAACATCATCCGTCATTCGGGGGATTTGCTCTGCAGTTTTCCAGAATGTGCTCACCTTCTTCATATCCTCCTGTGAGGGAAAGGATGTCTTTCTTATTGTTGGGAAAGAAACTGTGAGAATACAAGATTCCTCTCAAAAATTTTCTGAGCTAAAGCAAAAGGTTTTAGATGAAAATGAATCTTCACCTATTAAATTATCCAAGTTATGTGCTCTCAGTTTAATATGGATTCTCTTTAGTTATCCACAAAAATTACTCGCAGCCTGGTTTGAACTCATTAAATCCAGTGCATCGGATGGAGTTCTGAAAGGGCAGTATTTTCTAAGGCAAATGACAAGCAGGCTTGATAATTATGGTGGATATCCTTTCGCTAAGACTGGTGATGAATCTAAATCAAGTACAGGTTATACTGAATCTAGCTCCAGAGGCTGCGAGGTTAGCTCTGAGCAGGTAGCATCAGATGGCAATCATGTCTGTGGGGATGCATCAACAGTTTTAGAGAGCTGCTTGTTAGGACTG GTTCTTAGCAAAGATCCGTCATTGCAAAGTTGGATGTTCTCAAAGTATAAAAAGTTATGTAAATCGTCGTCTTCCAAAGTTTTTAATGATATTAAATCTTCTTTGGAAGATGTATTTAATTCATTTTTAGGGCGAATGGATGTGGGAGATGATCAAGTGGATAGCGATGAGGATGATTCTGATCCATCCAGATTTATTGAACGAGCATATCTGGTTCCTAGGTTCTCTAACCAACATGAGGCCTGTAGTGAACTGTATGGAAAAGATA GTTCCAATCAGGAGAGTTGGGGAACAAGGTCCACAAACTCTGAGATTAGGGAGCATGGAGATATGTCACATGGCAGGTCTTCTGTGCCAAGGGACCTAATGAACCACCAGGTTCTTTCACCTGTCACAAGATCTCCACTAAATTTCAGGAGTAATTCATTTGATGGGAGAAAACATGGTCATCTTGACAAGAATCAAGATGCAATGGATTTTGGCTCACCTCTCATGAGATCTTCAAGTGGTGGTGTAAATAGTTCTTTTGAATCTCCTAGACCTCATTTGGTGTCACCATATACTTCCACAACAACTCAAATTGTTTGGTATTCGGATGGGGATATTGGAGCCATGGATATTTTCTCCGCCTCTAAGCAGCTCTGGCTGGGCTTTTCAGGATCTGATGCGTCTGAAGCTCATGTAAGGTTTCAGTTAGAGAGGTTTGGTGCAGTAgaacaatttattttcttccccCTCAAGGGGTTTGCCTTGGTAGAGTACAGAAACATTGTGGATGCCATAAAGGCTCGGGAATATATTCGTGGACATTTTCCTTGGCACGTGAAGTTTATGGATATAGGACTGGGAACTAGAGGTACCATGAATGGCATTGCAGTTGGTTCTAGTTGCCATGTATATGTTGGAAATGTATTAAGTCAATGGGCCAAGGATGAGACTCTGCATGAATCAAGAAAAGTGATTTACAAGGGTCCTTACATGGTCACTGATCTTAGCAATGAAGGTGCGTTACTGATGGAATTTGATACTCCTGAAGAAGCTGCTGCGGTAATGGCACATCTCAGACAACATCGCAAGGAAAGGAGTAACCACAGGCCACCATATGGTGCAGGGCCAGCTAATGTCGTAATATCCCAAACTGATGGTGCAAGATCTGCACCTACCCCTACTCATATTGACATAAGAAGCAGCACCCCTGGAAACATGTCCAGTAGTTATGTTGCTGCACCATTTTCAGTAAATCATGAGAGCCACCCCATGGAGCTTGCATCCCCTAGAGTAACGTCTGAGAATCAGGGGAATACTGTACAGAGTGGATATTTATTTCAGTCAAAGAGAGCTACTGGCTCTACGGAGATGCTTGAATCTGGCACCCCAAAGCTTGATGGTTATGACAATAACTCACCTGTGGATCCTTCTCAAG GTAGTCATGCCGTTTCTCGTGCTGCTGAACAAAAGTGGATGTATGCAAAACCTGGAATGGAGCTGCATTCCGCACCAGGGAGCATTCCTTGTGTTCCTGTGCCAACACAGGGACCCTGTGTCCCACCTCCACTCCAAATTCACTCATCTCCATTTATACGGCCTGTTTACCCCCCTCCAAGCTGTTCTTGGGATCCACGGGGTGTAAATCATAATCCTCCTTTGAACCCAATCTCACCAGGTGTAATGCCCAACAATTTTCATGGGAATGCTATTGTAGCTCCCTTCATTCCTGCTTCTGTGACTCCACTTGCACAGATACAGGGAACTCCAGCACAGCAATTTGACCAAATGTTTTCAGTACCAATAGTTCCACCACCATTATCATCTCAACCACCTCCTCTGCCTGAAATGCCACCTCCAGTGCCCCCATCTCCACCACCTCTGCCTCAGTCACAGCCGCCTTTTGTTCCTCCTCCTCCCCATTCACCTCCTCCACCTGTTCCAGAATCATCTGGTGTGGAAAGTTCTGGACAACGCTCTCAGTATCAGTGGCAGGGAATGTTATGCAAAAGTGGTGTTCATTACTGTACTGTTTATGCGCATAGGGTGGATTCAGATATATGCAAATATTTGAATGCCATTTCTGAACCTATAGA ATGGCCTGCTAAGTTAGACATGACCAAGCGTACAGATTTTCGGCATGTGAAGTCAACATTTACTAGCACCCCACCACATAAA AGGGAGGTATGCAGATTGATCCCAGCTTCTGCAGGCGACCACAAAGGC TTTCAGGATTTCGTTTCATACTTGAAGCAGAGGGATTGCTCAGGAGTGATCAAGATCCCGGCTGTGAAATCCTTATGGGCGAGGCTTCTGTTCATACTTCCACACTCTGATGACATTTGTGCTATGCTCTCTATTGCACCGAGTCCTCCTGATTGTCTCATTGCTCTAATATTACCTAAAGAAACAAACTTCGAGTGGGTAT TCTCACTTGCCCTCAATCGAAATCCGATCGGACTGAGTGCGAGGGAGAACATGTCGAACAGAAACTCTCACCCCCGAACCGCCGGAAGCAAGGGTGTCCCAAAACCCCAAAAGGTCTTCGTCCCCAAGAATCCAGACAATAACAATCCAATCCCTCGAGAGCCCAATCTCAATCCTAATCCCAATCCCACGCTCTCCACCTCTCTCCGGCAATCGCTATCCAAGCAGCAATCCAATGCGGAAACTTCCACCGCTGCTTCGGTGCCGCCGTCGGGGAGCAGGGTTCGGATGGGGGACAAAGGTGAGTGGGTGCCGAGCAGAGCTCAGGGTGGCAATTTCGTAAGTTACTTGCCCCAGGATGAGGCGGTGGCGGCTGGGCTCGGCGCCGACGAAGGCGGATTGGACGCCCTGGAGTCGCAGAGAGTGGTGGATCTTCTTAACAGAGAGCTCTCTCGCCTGTTGAAGTTAAACCCTAAGGAGTTTTGGCGACAAG TGGCTAGTGATACATCGTTGCATGAATTTCTGGATAGCTTTCTACAGTTTAGGAGTAGGTGGTATGATTTCCCTCATCGCGGCGCCAAGGAATTGGTGGCGGGGGTCATTGTTGGGGAGTTTGAATTGAGCCGCCGTGTGTTCATGGTATTATATCGAAT ATCTTCTAATAGGGATCCTGGCGCTCGTCTTGCTGATAGTCTCAGTCCACAAGACCATGAAG TTCTTTTGCAGGAGATGAAGTTGCTTGACTTGCCTAAGTTGTTAGATATATGTGCTATATATGGTCATGAAAATGAAGATTTGACCAGAGTGCTG GTTGGCAATGCAGTAAAAGCTCATACTAGGATCCGTGACAATTTGACTGCAGTAGCATCACATTTCCTTAGCATTGTCCAAACAATGTACCAACGTAGCAGCTCAGCCTTGGAG ACCCTTTTTTCCTCTGGAAACACTGGAGAACATGGATCCAGCCGACTTCTTGCTGATTTATTGGAA GTTATGGACTTCATCAACGATGCAATTGTATCCATGGATGCTTTCTTAACTGCATATGAACCATCTGCTGTCTTCTTGTTGTGCCCTGTTGAAACCAG TCATGGGAACGAGGCATTACTAAGCACTCTAGCAAGGTTGCATGATTCATTACTTCCATCTTTGCAGCGTGGATTTCGAATAATTTCAGCAGATGGAGAAGATAAAATGGTGTCTAATATTGCTTTAAGTTTGAAGATGTTATCAAAGAGAATTGTCAGATTCGGTTGGAAACTATTGGATTTGTGCTATCTAAGTGATGAGGCCTTCAAAGATAACCTCCCCATTCCAGCTGCTGCAGAGATGTTTCCAGCCAAAGTGGAGGATCTTTTCATTAGATCAGATATACTGGTTCAAACTTTAAGAGAGATTAATGGAATTTCCGTATGTGCTCAGGAGAACCAGAATAGGCAAACATTTCTTCAAAATATTGAAAAGAACTTCAACATTATGAGCAAAATGGAGAATTTACAAAATAGTG GATGGATAATCATGGATGATGAGCAGCTGGGGTATGTATATGGAATACTTATGTCTACTCAGAAACTCATAGTTAAGGAGCAGCCCAGTACGAAAGCTGCTTTGACAAACAAGAAGGTGCAGATAGATGAAGATGTTGCAATTGTGGAGTCGCGAATCAGTCAAATAAAGGACCTGTTCCCTGATTATGGAAAAGGTTTCTTAGCTGCTTGTCTTGAAGCCTATAACCAGAATCCTGAGGAGGTTATTCAGAGGATTCTTGAGGGAACTCTTCATGAAGATCTGCAGTCCTTGGATATGTCATTAGAGACGATGCCAGCACCCAAGACTGCAACTGTTGGTAGGAATGATAAAGGGAAAGGAAAAGTAGGTGAGCTTACAGCACCACCCGCCACTAGTACAGCAGTTGTGAGGGATAAACAAAATGGTGCCCCTTCGGTTTCATCTTCCTCATCACAAGGAAGGTTTGTTAGGAAGTCTAAAGCAGACGTGCCTGATACGGATACCCTGGATGACAGAAATGAGAAATACATTGCAAACACTGCTGCTCTTATTTCACAGTTTGAGTATGACGATGAGTATGATGACTCTTTTGATGATCTGGGTCTGAGTGTTGCGGATTCAGGAGTGGGGGAAAGTGAGATATTTAGTGAAAAAAGCAGCTCAAATACGGGTAGGCCGTGGGAAACACAAACTGGAAGTTCATCTCAGGATGCAGCTAGTTCCAAATGGGGCTCCAGAAAGAAGCCCCAATATTATGTCAAGGATGGTAAGAACTATAGTTACAAAGTTGCAGGTTCAGTTGCAGTTGCAAATGCTGGGGAAGCATCATTAATTACTGAAGCACAACGAGAAGTTATTCATGGCCTTGGCCGTGGTGGCAATCTTCCTCTAGGCGCGGTTAAGAAGCTGACAGAATACTCGGAGGAGCAAGACAAACAATTTGAGAATTCTCAAGCCGAAGAGAGAGGTCAGATGgatgggagagggagagggtttGTTGGGAATGCTAGGGGCAGAGGACGGAGGGGAGGAAGACAAAGGGAGTCCAATGAGGAGCAAGTAACTAAACACAACGATAATGCCGAAGGTGAGTCTGTTGGGAATGCTAGGGGCAAAGGACGGAGGGGAGGAAGACAAAGGGAGTCCAATGAGGAGCAAGATAACAAACACAACGATAATGCCGAAGGTGAAGACGGAGAGAATGCCGGAAATCAAAGGGGAAGGGGGGGAAGGAGAGGAGgcagaggaggaggtgggagaAATAATTTCAGGAAGGACCGGGCCATGAATAAGCACTTTTCTGGTTTAGGTGGCTTCTAG